ATTAATAAACTATATGATAGTTCCAACAGTATGTAACAACTGTGAAGCTGCATGTGGTCTTACTGCATGGATTGATAAAGACAACCTTGTAATAAAGAAATTTATGGGTAACCCATTTCATTCTGGTTCAAGGGGAAGAAACTGTGCAAAAGGGTATGCATCCCTTGCTCAAACCTATGACCCAGATAGAATTCCATTCCCACTAAAAAGAGCTCCCGGCTCTAAAAGAGGAGAAGGCAAATGGGTAAGAACCACATGGGATGAGGCTCTGGAAACAATTGGAAAACGAATGAGAGAAACAATTAAAAGAGCTAAAGAAGAGGGAGACGAGCTTGCCAAAAAAATGATAATGTATCACGTAGGAAGACCTAATGAGTCAGGAGGATTTACTGCAAGGGTTGTATGGTCTTGGGGTGGAGATTATCACAACTCACATACAAACATCTGCTCTGCAGGTGGAAGACTTGGGGGTATTGCATGGAGTGGCGATGACAGACCATCCCCAGACTTTGCAAATTCAAGACTTATATTCCTGTCTTCCTCCCATGCTGCAGATGCAGGCCACTACTTCCAACAACATGCTGGTTATATAGCAGATGCAAGAGCCAAAGGAGCCAGACTTGTTGTAATGGACCCACGATTATCAAACTCAGCGGGGCTGGCTGATTTATGGATACCTGTATGGCCAGGAACAGAAGCTGCCATTTATCTTTCAATGATAAGCAGATTACTTCAAGAGGACAAATACAATAGAAAATTCATGGAAAGATGGGTTAACTGGAAAACATTCCTGAAAGACAAAGAATATCTAAACTATCTTCTGAAAGAAGGAAGAATTTCCAAACTACCTGAAGGGGAAACATTTGATGATTTCATAGAGGTATTAAAAGACCTTTACAAAGATTACACATTTGAATGGGCTGCAGAGGAAACAAAAGTTCCTATAGATAGACTGGAAAAACTTTATGAATATATTCTGTGGGCTGGAGATAGAATTACGATTTACTTCTGGAGAGCTCAGGCTGCTGGAAACAGAGGTGGTTGGATGTCAGCAGGTAGAACAGGATATTTCTTCCTGATTGTAACTGGTGCAATAGGCGGAATAGGTGCCAACGGATGGCATCACTGGCATGTGCTTGGAGTTGGAGGAAAAGGAGGAAAGGCAACACTTAAAGAAAATCCAGACCCAGTAGATGCATGGAACGAACTTGCCTGGCCACCTGAATGGCCTTTATCAACTTACGAATTATCATTCCTACTGCCTCACCTGCTTTCTGACGACGAATGGAGAAAGAAATGGGAAGAAAGGGGATTAAAAATACCTGACAAATTAGATGTATGGATTTCTAAGATATACAACCCTGTATGGATTAACCCTGATGGTTTCAGATGGATAGAGGTTTTAAAAGATGAAAACAAGATGGGTCTTACTGTAAACCTTTCTCCAACATGGTCTGAAACAAACTGGTTTGTTGATTATATTCTGCCGGTAGGACTTGCAGGTGAAAGACATGATAACCAGTCTGCTGAAACAAAACCTGAAAGATGGACAGCATTTAGACAACCTGTGTTAAGAGTTGCTTTACAAAAAATGGGCTGGAAACCTAAAGTTCCCTGGAGAGCTACATTAGAAGCCCACAAAAAAGTCGGCTTAGGTGAAGTATGGGAGGAAAATGAATTCTGGATAAATCTGGCATGGGCTATAGACCCAGACGGGGAATTAGGAATAAGACAGCTTTATGAATCAAAGAAAAATCCAGGAAAACCTGTAACCATAGAAGAATGGTATGAGGCAGCATTTGGGGTACTTCCAAACTTAAGAAAGGTCTGTGAAAAATTAGGAGTTACCCCTTATGAGTATATGAGAGATAGAGGAGCTTGGACAGAAGAAACAAATGTATACAACGTCCATGAAAGAGAAATACCTTATGACCCGGAAAGAGATGCTTACAAATACAAAGGAAAATGGATACCAAGAAGCGAACTTGCCATAGACCCAGACTCAGGAGCTGTTTATCTAAAAGGGCACGGAGAGAAAATCCATTCAGAAAGACATACTATAGGAGTAATGAAAGATGGAAAACTTCTGAAAGGCTTCCATACTCCAACAGGATTACTGGAGTTCTACTCAAAAACCTTCGTGG
This genomic window from Persephonella sp. IF05-L8 contains:
- a CDS encoding molybdopterin-dependent oxidoreductase; this encodes MRTTRRNFIKGIAATIGGAALAKGVVEKINPAAQAETNSELTFTPSRLDYYPPFDKWNNWKEPDGDYWKKHGGALREGVKLINYMIVPTVCNNCEAACGLTAWIDKDNLVIKKFMGNPFHSGSRGRNCAKGYASLAQTYDPDRIPFPLKRAPGSKRGEGKWVRTTWDEALETIGKRMRETIKRAKEEGDELAKKMIMYHVGRPNESGGFTARVVWSWGGDYHNSHTNICSAGGRLGGIAWSGDDRPSPDFANSRLIFLSSSHAADAGHYFQQHAGYIADARAKGARLVVMDPRLSNSAGLADLWIPVWPGTEAAIYLSMISRLLQEDKYNRKFMERWVNWKTFLKDKEYLNYLLKEGRISKLPEGETFDDFIEVLKDLYKDYTFEWAAEETKVPIDRLEKLYEYILWAGDRITIYFWRAQAAGNRGGWMSAGRTGYFFLIVTGAIGGIGANGWHHWHVLGVGGKGGKATLKENPDPVDAWNELAWPPEWPLSTYELSFLLPHLLSDDEWRKKWEERGLKIPDKLDVWISKIYNPVWINPDGFRWIEVLKDENKMGLTVNLSPTWSETNWFVDYILPVGLAGERHDNQSAETKPERWTAFRQPVLRVALQKMGWKPKVPWRATLEAHKKVGLGEVWEENEFWINLAWAIDPDGELGIRQLYESKKNPGKPVTIEEWYEAAFGVLPNLRKVCEKLGVTPYEYMRDRGAWTEETNVYNVHEREIPYDPERDAYKYKGKWIPRSELAIDPDSGAVYLKGHGEKIHSERHTIGVMKDGKLLKGFHTPTGLLEFYSKTFVEFKWPEYAIPYYPKTKEERQKLIHVVTHVHHDYMTEPNAFVLNPIYRLPYNIHTRSVNAKWLMEISQNHNPVWIYEGDAKRLGIKRGDPIKVRVVDTVSGIEVGYFVGMAIPTQATRPGVLACSHHSGRWRVRNFAKVEGFDQPLGIMTYGSEKVDIKQEGNIWKLRVEGGTIPREVEIEHTEKWLKWPYPEFNKDIKEVWWKGTTGVWQNAVFPANPDPLSGMHCWHKKVLVEKAGPEDKIGDVVVDIEATFKVYQAWRDKLTRPAPGPNGLRRPKWFKRPWYPHTDKAYRMPGYEHHQIEE